In Proteus vulgaris, one DNA window encodes the following:
- a CDS encoding lysis protein produces MKYGKLYAVIAMVGIIVGGYWVINRQANRINSLIDTNKKLTVALEEQKSINTDYQARIMRLNQLDIQYTQELANAKNEISRLRDISERHPERVYIKAECPKSKTTSATSLAYATTARPTDTALRNYWLLRERIAESEQMIKGLQNYIRVECVN; encoded by the coding sequence ATGAAATACGGAAAACTCTATGCCGTCATTGCGATGGTAGGCATCATTGTGGGTGGCTATTGGGTGATTAACAGGCAAGCTAACAGGATTAATTCACTGATAGATACCAACAAAAAACTGACAGTGGCTCTCGAAGAACAGAAGTCTATTAATACTGATTATCAAGCACGCATAATGCGATTAAATCAGTTGGATATTCAATATACGCAGGAGCTAGCGAATGCTAAGAATGAAATTAGTCGTTTGCGTGATATTAGTGAGCGTCATCCTGAGCGGGTGTATATCAAAGCCGAGTGCCCAAAAAGCAAAACCACTTCCGCCACCAGCTTGGCTTATGCAACCACCGCCCGACCTACTGACACCGCTCTCCGAAATTATTGGTTACTCAGAGAACGAATTGCAGAGTCAGAGCAAATGATTAAAGGGTTGCAGAATTACATTAGAGTGGAGTGTGTGAACTAA
- a CDS encoding phage portal protein — protein sequence MTDKQYSIDLRTNHGWFARLASFFIGGRLVTPEQGSQSGTISAQGSLGDSSVNDERILQISTVWRCVSLISTLTACLPLDVFETDKQGNRTKVDLSNPLARLLRYSPNQYMTAQEFREAMTMQLCFYGNAFALIERNKVGDVISLLPLLSANMDVRMEGKNIIYKYQRDHEFAKFKQHEIFHLKGFGFNGLVGLSPIAYACKTASTAVAMEDQQREFYANGAKSPKILTTGDKVLNKEQRSQLEENFKEIAGGPVKKRLWILEGGFQAQDIGVSPQDAETMSSRKFQVSELARFFGVPPHLVGDVEKSTSWGTGIEQQNLGFLQYTLQPYISRWENCIARWLLKPPEVGKYHAEHNLDGLLRGDSTSRAAFMKAMGESGLRTINEMRRLDNYPPLDGGDVAYRQAQYLPINQLNKEPHESGA from the coding sequence ATGACAGATAAACAATATTCAATCGATTTGCGCACTAATCATGGTTGGTTTGCGCGTCTGGCTTCCTTCTTTATTGGGGGAAGGCTCGTGACACCTGAACAAGGTTCACAATCAGGAACTATCTCAGCGCAAGGCTCGCTTGGTGATTCTTCTGTAAATGATGAGCGAATACTCCAAATATCAACGGTTTGGCGTTGTGTTAGCTTAATTTCGACGTTAACGGCTTGTTTGCCACTGGATGTGTTCGAAACGGATAAACAGGGAAATAGAACCAAAGTTGATTTAAGTAACCCATTGGCTCGATTACTGCGATATTCGCCCAATCAATATATGACAGCTCAAGAATTCCGAGAGGCAATGACTATGCAGCTTTGCTTTTATGGTAATGCTTTCGCGTTGATTGAGCGAAATAAAGTCGGTGATGTGATCAGCTTGCTTCCTCTGTTGTCTGCCAATATGGATGTGCGCATGGAGGGGAAGAATATTATCTATAAATATCAGCGTGATCATGAATTTGCGAAATTTAAACAACATGAAATTTTTCATTTAAAAGGGTTTGGTTTTAATGGGTTAGTTGGATTGTCGCCTATTGCTTATGCGTGTAAGACAGCAAGCACGGCCGTTGCGATGGAAGATCAACAACGTGAGTTTTATGCCAATGGGGCTAAGTCTCCTAAAATTCTAACAACGGGTGATAAGGTATTAAATAAAGAGCAACGTAGCCAACTTGAAGAGAATTTCAAAGAAATTGCGGGTGGCCCCGTTAAAAAGCGATTGTGGATCTTAGAGGGGGGATTTCAAGCACAAGATATTGGTGTTAGTCCTCAAGATGCAGAAACAATGTCTTCCCGCAAATTTCAAGTCAGTGAATTAGCCCGTTTCTTTGGTGTTCCACCGCATTTAGTCGGTGATGTTGAAAAATCAACCAGTTGGGGAACAGGTATAGAGCAACAAAACTTAGGTTTTCTTCAATACACCTTACAACCCTATATCTCCCGATGGGAAAATTGCATTGCGCGTTGGCTTCTAAAACCACCTGAAGTGGGTAAATACCATGCTGAACATAACCTTGATGGATTATTGCGTGGCGATTCCACTTCACGCGCTGCGTTTATGAAAGCGATGGGAGAATCGGGACTAAGAACCATTAATGAAATGCGGCGGCTTGATAATTATCCTCCTCTTGACGGTGGGGATGTCGCTTACCGGCAAGCACAATATTTACCGATAAACCAACTCAATAAAGAGCCTCACGAAAGTGGGGCTTAA
- a CDS encoding lysozyme, translating to MSLKQKIAALTTAGATAIALVVIAHFEGVRYEPYRDVAGVLTVCYGHTGKDIIQGKRYTQQECDALLQNDFIKTQQQVDALIKVPLDDYTKAALYSFAFNVGTTAFAHSTLLKKLNAGDRAGACEEIKRWVYAGGKVWRGLVSRREAESALCHGNL from the coding sequence ATGTCTCTCAAACAGAAAATAGCTGCGCTAACAACTGCGGGAGCAACAGCAATTGCGCTAGTAGTGATAGCCCATTTTGAAGGTGTGCGTTATGAACCTTATCGTGATGTGGCAGGTGTTTTGACGGTTTGTTATGGGCATACAGGTAAAGATATTATTCAAGGTAAGAGATACACACAACAAGAATGTGATGCGTTATTACAAAACGATTTTATTAAGACACAACAGCAAGTCGATGCATTAATCAAAGTACCACTCGATGACTACACCAAAGCCGCTTTATATTCCTTTGCTTTTAATGTAGGAACGACAGCATTTGCTCACTCAACATTACTCAAGAAACTAAATGCAGGTGATAGAGCGGGTGCCTGTGAAGAAATAAAACGTTGGGTATATGCGGGTGGAAAGGTTTGGCGAGGGCTTGTCAGTCGTCGAGAGGCGGAGTCAGCACTATGTCATGGAAACCTTTAA
- a CDS encoding HK97 family phage prohead protease, with protein MPDIRKTLNFDEAEIKFTGDGTQGVFEGYASVFSHQDLDGDIILPGAFKHVLDKQKQKVAMFYNHRVWELPVGKWEYMEEDQKGLRVRGQLTPGHSAAQDLKAAMKHGTVDGLSIGFGCLRNDFERTPSGRIFKNISLLREISICTFPANDQAQVSSLKSIDGLLTIRDIEDWLRESAGLSKSEAVGFISRFKSVIRSESDDTQQSLVASIVNQINAFNLKG; from the coding sequence ATGCCTGATATTAGAAAAACACTGAATTTTGATGAAGCGGAAATCAAATTTACGGGAGATGGCACACAAGGCGTTTTCGAAGGTTATGCCTCCGTATTTAGTCATCAAGATCTCGATGGTGACATTATTTTACCCGGTGCATTTAAGCATGTTTTAGATAAGCAAAAACAAAAAGTTGCTATGTTTTATAACCATCGAGTCTGGGAGCTTCCTGTGGGGAAATGGGAGTACATGGAGGAAGATCAAAAAGGATTACGAGTGAGAGGACAACTGACACCCGGTCATAGTGCGGCTCAAGATCTAAAAGCGGCAATGAAGCATGGCACGGTTGACGGGCTTTCTATCGGATTCGGTTGTCTGCGTAATGACTTTGAGCGAACACCTTCAGGTCGTATTTTTAAAAATATCTCCCTGTTACGTGAAATCAGTATTTGTACATTTCCCGCTAATGACCAAGCACAGGTTTCATCACTCAAGAGCATCGATGGGTTATTAACGATCCGAGATATTGAGGATTGGCTGAGAGAGTCAGCCGGTTTATCAAAATCAGAAGCAGTCGGTTTTATTTCCCGCTTCAAATCCGTTATTCGGAGTGAGTCCGATGACACTCAACAATCCCTAGTCGCATCCATTGTTAATCAAATTAATGCATTTAATCTGAAAGGATAG
- a CDS encoding HNH endonuclease, with protein MKKRNVYGGRWAKVRLAFLNEHPLCVMCQEQGRITAATVVDHITPHRLKEALESGNKERIAKAKTLFWDTKNFQSLCELHHNSTKQRIEKSGKVIGCNADGIPLDPNSHWHQ; from the coding sequence ATGAAAAAACGCAATGTCTATGGTGGTCGCTGGGCTAAAGTGCGATTAGCATTTCTTAATGAACATCCACTTTGCGTCATGTGCCAAGAGCAAGGACGGATTACTGCTGCCACAGTGGTTGACCACATTACTCCGCATCGTCTTAAAGAAGCACTTGAATCAGGCAATAAAGAACGTATTGCAAAAGCTAAAACCTTATTCTGGGACACAAAGAACTTCCAAAGCTTGTGCGAATTGCATCATAACTCAACCAAACAACGTATCGAAAAGAGTGGCAAAGTCATTGGCTGTAATGCGGATGGCATTCCACTTGATCCCAATTCTCATTGGCATCAATAA
- a CDS encoding HEPN/Toprim-associated domain-containing protein codes for MGTIISLEVSGMELDSSKNFLGIDHGGLFQNDDHHVNPLDEDQDEDGYTSDDILCHTVLRKPLKQVAFRLELLGFTLENIRYEYELIVKGEIEYLENLNESLPKYSKPINNMMSFDEFVNFIKSVNINELNDDYISLEDRQKERELIIGRFNGGELLNRIPQYDNTFDNAWSEKSAFGTLVNILHPYSVMRILAENPNNHNEFVTWNYGDLVAAGYANIKDIQVNARRRDKFLIVTEGNTDSNIIKYALRLLHPNIEDFFHFIDMSDGYPFTGSGNLVKFAAGLIKIDIQNLIVFVLDNDCEGIEAYDKICQLTFPHNINCIHLPDLTDFDQFPAIGPHGVTHENINGRAVAIECYLDLTFSEYGEAQIRWSNYKKESGAYQGALENKDYYTKKFMKLKPGTENFNKYNFSKLAIVLDELINACSKISSEIRKNQVDAQYPD; via the coding sequence ATGGGTACGATTATTTCTCTTGAAGTGTCAGGTATGGAGCTTGATTCGAGTAAGAATTTTCTAGGGATAGATCATGGAGGACTATTTCAAAATGACGATCATCACGTCAACCCACTAGATGAAGATCAAGATGAAGACGGCTACACTTCTGATGATATTCTGTGTCATACTGTGTTGCGTAAACCTTTGAAGCAAGTAGCTTTCCGGTTGGAGTTGTTGGGCTTCACCCTTGAAAATATACGCTATGAGTATGAACTCATTGTTAAAGGTGAAATAGAGTATCTGGAGAACCTCAACGAATCACTTCCAAAATATTCAAAACCAATTAATAATATGATGAGCTTTGATGAATTCGTTAACTTCATCAAAAGCGTAAACATCAATGAACTAAACGATGATTATATTAGTTTAGAGGACAGACAAAAAGAGCGCGAGCTTATCATAGGCCGATTTAATGGCGGTGAATTATTAAACAGAATACCTCAATATGACAATACCTTTGATAACGCTTGGTCTGAAAAATCTGCTTTTGGAACTTTAGTTAACATACTGCACCCATACTCTGTAATGAGAATATTGGCTGAAAACCCAAATAATCATAATGAATTCGTCACATGGAATTATGGGGATCTAGTTGCCGCCGGTTATGCGAATATAAAAGATATTCAGGTGAATGCCCGCAGGCGTGACAAGTTCCTCATTGTCACAGAGGGAAACACCGACTCCAACATCATTAAATATGCATTACGTCTTTTACACCCTAATATTGAAGACTTCTTCCATTTTATCGACATGAGTGATGGATACCCATTCACTGGTTCAGGAAATCTGGTTAAATTCGCCGCTGGACTCATAAAAATCGATATTCAAAACTTAATTGTTTTTGTGTTGGATAATGATTGTGAAGGGATTGAAGCGTATGACAAAATCTGCCAACTCACATTTCCTCACAATATTAACTGCATTCATCTTCCTGACCTTACTGATTTCGATCAATTTCCAGCTATTGGACCTCACGGAGTTACTCACGAAAACATCAATGGTCGAGCAGTAGCGATTGAATGTTATTTGGATCTAACATTCTCTGAATATGGAGAAGCACAAATTCGATGGTCAAATTACAAAAAGGAAAGCGGTGCATATCAAGGTGCGCTAGAAAATAAAGACTATTACACGAAAAAATTTATGAAGTTAAAACCAGGGACAGAAAATTTTAACAAATATAACTTCTCCAAACTAGCTATTGTTTTAGATGAATTGATCAATGCATGTTCAAAAATCTCGTCAGAGATTCGAAAAAATCAAGTAGATGCTCAATATCCAGACTAA
- a CDS encoding terminase large subunit produces MVEKKRKIRSTNISVDPATQYAQDVHQGKILAGPDIRHACARHLKDLNEAEQRGLVWDVEAVKRVIDFFAKVLKLNGGEHEGKPFILLPWQCFVIGSIFGWKMTDGTRRFRMVYVESGKGSGKSPMAGGVGLYCLVADSEPRAEVYAAATKKDQAMILFRDAVAMVEQSPALSQRITKSGGTGKEWNLAYLKTSSFFRPISSDDGQSGPRPHCALIDEIHEHKNNTAVEMMRAGTKGRRQALIFMITNSGHDKTSVCYDYHEYGRKVAEGTIEDDSFFSYICSLDEGDDPFKDESCWGKANPSLGYTFSDRYLREQVTQARGMPAKESIVRRLNFCQWVDADNPWINSETWMQCENTFTFDDLQGEECYGGLDLSGTKDLTALALYFPRLKRLYVEFWTPKDTLLDRAKTDRVPYDLWVRQGFMHTTPGNVVRYEFVAERIAEMAMHVSMRAIAFDPYRIKYLEPKLDEVGVTVPLTPHGQGYYKAKDSGLWMPHSIELFEQLIDDKKIEIHTNPCLRWNAASAVLEADQKDNRVFAKKKSTGRIDGVVASAMAIGAAEGEVDNGNLDDFFSNPLSM; encoded by the coding sequence ATGGTGGAGAAGAAGAGGAAGATCCGCTCAACCAATATTTCGGTTGATCCCGCAACGCAATACGCGCAAGACGTGCATCAAGGCAAAATCTTAGCGGGGCCTGATATTCGTCATGCATGTGCACGTCATCTCAAAGACTTAAACGAAGCCGAGCAACGGGGATTAGTCTGGGATGTCGAAGCCGTCAAAAGAGTGATCGACTTTTTCGCGAAAGTCTTAAAGCTCAATGGCGGGGAACATGAAGGTAAACCGTTTATTTTATTGCCTTGGCAATGCTTTGTGATTGGCTCCATTTTTGGCTGGAAAATGACAGACGGCACACGTCGATTTCGCATGGTGTACGTTGAATCAGGTAAAGGTTCAGGAAAATCCCCGATGGCAGGTGGCGTTGGGTTGTATTGTTTAGTCGCCGACAGTGAACCGCGTGCCGAAGTGTATGCGGCAGCCACGAAAAAAGACCAAGCCATGATTTTGTTTCGTGATGCGGTGGCGATGGTTGAGCAATCTCCTGCATTAAGTCAGCGGATCACCAAATCAGGCGGAACAGGCAAAGAGTGGAACTTGGCTTATTTGAAAACAAGTTCATTCTTTCGCCCGATTAGCTCAGATGATGGGCAATCAGGGCCTCGTCCCCATTGTGCGTTGATAGATGAAATTCATGAGCACAAAAATAATACTGCCGTTGAGATGATGCGAGCGGGCACAAAAGGCCGGCGACAAGCCTTGATATTTATGATCACCAATAGTGGCCATGATAAAACCAGCGTGTGTTATGACTACCATGAATATGGTCGAAAAGTTGCCGAAGGCACTATCGAAGACGACAGCTTCTTTTCCTATATTTGCTCACTGGACGAAGGCGATGATCCCTTTAAGGATGAGTCTTGCTGGGGGAAAGCCAATCCGTCACTGGGTTACACCTTTTCTGATCGCTACTTACGCGAACAAGTGACACAAGCTCGAGGTATGCCCGCAAAAGAAAGCATTGTGCGTCGGCTTAATTTTTGTCAGTGGGTGGATGCCGATAATCCGTGGATTAACAGTGAAACATGGATGCAGTGTGAAAACACGTTCACCTTCGATGATCTTCAAGGTGAAGAGTGTTATGGCGGATTGGATTTATCAGGAACCAAAGATTTAACCGCATTAGCCTTGTATTTTCCTCGCCTTAAACGTCTTTACGTTGAATTTTGGACACCCAAAGACACCTTATTGGATAGAGCGAAAACCGACCGAGTGCCTTACGACTTATGGGTAAGGCAAGGCTTTATGCATACCACGCCAGGGAATGTGGTGAGATATGAATTTGTGGCAGAACGTATTGCTGAAATGGCGATGCACGTCAGCATGAGAGCCATTGCCTTTGACCCTTATCGCATTAAATACCTTGAACCCAAACTCGATGAAGTGGGTGTGACGGTTCCTTTAACTCCGCATGGACAAGGATATTACAAAGCCAAAGATTCAGGGCTGTGGATGCCACACTCTATCGAACTGTTTGAACAGCTAATTGATGACAAGAAGATTGAGATCCACACCAATCCTTGTTTGAGATGGAATGCCGCATCCGCTGTGCTTGAGGCTGACCAAAAAGATAACCGCGTCTTTGCCAAGAAAAAAAGCACTGGTCGAATTGATGGTGTGGTGGCATCAGCAATGGCGATTGGTGCTGCGGAAGGTGAGGTTGATAATGGCAACCTTGATGACTTTTTCTCTAACCCATTGAGTATGTGA
- a CDS encoding head-tail connector protein — protein MNILDVIPLSLLKQHLEYSGDDRDEQIIFYAQSALNYCLRWCDEPTWKSPDDIPYEVKSAMLLVLGGMFEHRTSQSEIPLYENKAVERLLLLCRNWRGS, from the coding sequence ATGAATATCTTAGATGTCATTCCTCTTTCTTTATTAAAACAGCATCTCGAATACAGCGGTGATGATCGTGATGAGCAGATTATATTTTATGCTCAAAGCGCATTAAATTATTGTTTGAGATGGTGTGATGAACCCACATGGAAATCACCTGATGATATCCCTTATGAAGTGAAATCGGCCATGCTTTTGGTGCTGGGGGGTATGTTTGAACATCGAACTAGTCAAAGTGAAATTCCGTTATATGAAAATAAAGCAGTAGAACGATTGCTACTGCTTTGTCGAAATTGGCGAGGTAGTTAA
- a CDS encoding BRO-N domain-containing protein: MNKSLVFKGNKITPFDNGDGKIWFTNKQLSELLGYKDESSVIRIFNRNKDEFTDGMSQTVNLTVSNKNNGMQNKRVRIFSVRGAHLVGILSKTDIAKALRRWLLDLAEKESKPQVELANLDMDELKSLTINEMQNRLVAADNWSFENFGKKGSDLMNLRKRHLKKIRKAKKAIIDLSQLTLPDMGDFPDGGEPA, encoded by the coding sequence ATGAATAAATCCTTAGTTTTTAAAGGTAACAAAATCACCCCATTTGATAATGGTGATGGAAAAATCTGGTTTACCAACAAGCAACTTTCAGAATTACTTGGGTACAAAGATGAGTCATCAGTAATTCGTATCTTTAATCGAAATAAAGATGAATTTACCGACGGCATGTCTCAGACGGTCAATTTGACCGTTAGTAATAAAAACAATGGGATGCAAAATAAAAGAGTGAGGATATTTTCGGTTAGAGGTGCTCATTTGGTCGGTATTCTCTCTAAAACTGATATTGCTAAAGCACTTCGACGCTGGCTACTAGACTTGGCAGAGAAGGAGTCAAAACCTCAAGTAGAGCTAGCAAATCTTGATATGGATGAGCTCAAAAGCCTTACCATTAACGAAATGCAAAATAGATTAGTAGCAGCGGATAATTGGTCTTTCGAAAATTTTGGCAAGAAAGGTAGTGACCTGATGAATTTGCGCAAGCGTCATTTGAAGAAAATACGTAAAGCAAAGAAAGCCATTATTGATTTATCACAACTTACTTTACCTGATATGGGTGATTTTCCAGATGGAGGAGAACCCGCATGA
- a CDS encoding KTSC domain-containing protein, producing MDKIYIASSKIISVAYDYQTKMLEIDCKHGEQYRYKEVPFSIYQGLMASNSKKKFFHAMIEHKYPYN from the coding sequence ATGGACAAAATTTACATTGCATCATCTAAAATTATTTCTGTTGCTTACGATTATCAAACTAAAATGCTAGAAATCGACTGTAAACATGGAGAACAATATCGATATAAGGAAGTACCATTCAGTATTTACCAAGGTTTAATGGCATCAAATTCTAAAAAAAAATTTTTTCATGCCATGATTGAACATAAATACCCTTATAATTAA
- a CDS encoding phage major capsid protein, with the protein MSDLAIIQEAIEGSQKKVQELFDAQKKEIEATGAVSKQLQTDLVLVQEELKKAGERLFDLEQKGATSADDPNVKKDFSERAAEALTKSWNGSQASYEVKTFNKSLGSDASSAGVLIQPMQVPGIIMPGMRRLVIRDLLAQGRISSNSLEYVREKLFTNSAAPVKEKAQKPESNLTFEKQTANVITIAHWIQASRQVMDDAVQLQSYVNNRLLYGLALVEEEQLLNGDGTADNLTGINHVATAYDTTLSATGDTHADLIAHAIYQVTESEFSASGIILNPRDWHAIALMKDKEGRYIFGGPQAFTSNVMWGLPVVPTKAQKQGEFTVGAFDLASQVWDRMNAVIEVSREDRDNFVKNMLTILCEERLALAHYRPQALIKGTFPTSGRSA; encoded by the coding sequence ATGTCTGACTTAGCTATTATCCAAGAAGCCATCGAAGGATCACAAAAAAAGGTGCAAGAGCTCTTCGATGCACAAAAGAAAGAAATTGAAGCTACTGGCGCAGTTTCAAAGCAATTACAAACAGATTTAGTCTTAGTTCAAGAGGAATTAAAAAAAGCCGGTGAACGTCTGTTTGATTTAGAGCAGAAAGGGGCAACGAGCGCTGATGATCCTAATGTGAAAAAAGATTTTTCTGAGCGAGCAGCAGAAGCGCTGACAAAATCATGGAATGGGAGTCAGGCTTCTTATGAAGTGAAAACTTTTAATAAATCATTAGGCAGTGATGCGAGTTCAGCCGGTGTTCTCATTCAGCCGATGCAAGTACCGGGTATTATTATGCCGGGTATGCGTCGTTTAGTTATCCGCGATTTATTAGCACAAGGTCGTATTTCCAGTAACTCACTGGAATATGTACGCGAAAAATTGTTTACCAATAGCGCGGCACCCGTGAAAGAAAAGGCACAGAAACCAGAATCTAATCTGACTTTTGAAAAACAAACGGCAAATGTGATCACTATTGCTCATTGGATCCAAGCGTCTCGCCAAGTGATGGATGATGCTGTGCAGTTACAGTCTTACGTTAATAATCGCTTATTGTATGGCTTAGCGTTAGTGGAAGAGGAGCAATTACTTAATGGTGACGGTACTGCGGATAATTTGACGGGGATTAATCATGTTGCCACTGCCTATGATACCACGTTGAGTGCTACGGGTGACACGCATGCTGATCTGATTGCTCATGCCATTTATCAGGTGACAGAATCTGAATTTAGTGCCTCCGGTATTATTTTAAATCCTCGTGATTGGCATGCCATTGCGTTAATGAAAGATAAAGAAGGGCGTTATATTTTTGGTGGCCCACAAGCGTTTACTTCAAATGTAATGTGGGGATTACCTGTTGTTCCCACAAAAGCACAAAAACAAGGCGAGTTTACTGTTGGTGCATTTGATTTGGCGTCTCAAGTATGGGATCGAATGAATGCAGTTATCGAAGTGAGTCGAGAAGATCGTGATAACTTTGTGAAGAATATGCTGACCATTTTGTGTGAAGAGCGTTTAGCATTAGCCCATTATCGCCCTCAAGCCTTAATTAAAGGAACTTTCCCAACGTCTGGAAGAAGTGCTTAA
- a CDS encoding phage head closure protein: protein MDPGRLRHTIHIQKSVLAPDAISGNDVIWTDHATKVRAAIMPYQGREYFQAQQVQSEATTRILIRYIADIDTSMRIVWGKRIFNIISIIDPYERHRELQLMCKEGVNDG, encoded by the coding sequence ATGGATCCGGGACGATTACGCCACACTATTCATATTCAAAAATCAGTATTAGCGCCTGATGCCATCAGTGGCAATGATGTGATTTGGACGGATCATGCGACAAAAGTACGTGCAGCGATCATGCCTTATCAAGGGCGGGAATATTTTCAAGCCCAGCAAGTACAAAGTGAGGCCACAACGCGAATTCTTATTCGCTATATCGCTGATATCGATACCTCAATGCGTATTGTATGGGGTAAGCGAATATTTAATATTATTTCGATTATTGACCCTTATGAGCGTCATCGTGAGCTTCAATTAATGTGCAAAGAGGGCGTGAATGATGGGTGA
- a CDS encoding FRG domain-containing protein produces the protein MVENNITCVGDLLKIVNEITKLSKGSQLYFRGQSDSKWGVESSLCRLLNSNNIKPHPVKNMPVAQALKISQSRLATELFKTFKDKFILYSEMNIIKGYELNDIDLHVMAQHYELPTRVVDLTRNPLVSLYFATEKCKEDKDVSVFILKGGYTELSSSAFEERWHRSHKKYYDFYQSIRPYVRENSPTKSLDKALNILKAYENELWDLNEELLLCKDNIHPDYTSLLFHFDAVNETDLINTLNIISEEDGFNFRQSHSAVRIYNDKLQVIAPLPINQRLKNQQGLLLFSPIIDQPIYTPSYFGADNTISTTECDLKSISSYDCLKINIKYEYVQPIKDELERYGISRDFIYPELPNYTAYMKDKILKSYVI, from the coding sequence ATGGTTGAAAATAACATAACCTGTGTGGGCGATCTGCTTAAAATCGTCAATGAAATAACAAAACTTTCTAAAGGGAGCCAGTTGTACTTTAGAGGACAGTCAGATTCAAAGTGGGGAGTAGAATCTTCCCTTTGCCGTCTTCTAAATTCTAATAACATTAAACCGCATCCTGTTAAAAATATGCCTGTTGCTCAAGCCTTGAAAATCTCACAATCAAGATTAGCAACTGAATTATTCAAAACCTTTAAAGATAAGTTCATCCTGTATTCTGAAATGAATATTATTAAAGGTTATGAATTGAATGATATAGATTTGCATGTGATGGCTCAGCATTATGAATTACCAACACGAGTGGTTGATCTTACCAGAAACCCACTGGTTTCACTCTATTTTGCTACGGAGAAATGTAAGGAAGACAAAGATGTCTCAGTGTTTATTTTAAAAGGTGGTTACACAGAATTATCTAGTAGTGCTTTTGAAGAACGGTGGCACCGTTCACATAAAAAATACTATGATTTTTATCAATCGATACGACCATATGTCCGTGAAAATAGTCCGACCAAGTCTTTAGATAAAGCCCTTAATATTCTGAAGGCCTACGAAAATGAACTATGGGATTTGAATGAAGAACTTCTTTTATGTAAGGATAATATTCATCCAGATTACACTTCACTGTTATTTCATTTTGATGCTGTTAACGAAACGGACCTTATTAATACACTAAATATCATTTCTGAAGAAGATGGATTCAACTTCAGGCAATCCCACAGTGCTGTCAGAATTTATAATGATAAACTTCAGGTAATAGCGCCTCTTCCAATCAATCAAAGGTTAAAAAATCAGCAGGGGTTGCTACTTTTCTCACCGATTATAGACCAACCAATATATACACCGAGCTATTTTGGAGCAGATAACACAATTTCGACTACCGAATGTGATCTCAAAAGCATTTCATCTTATGATTGCCTGAAAATTAACATCAAATATGAATATGTACAACCTATCAAAGATGAACTAGAACGCTATGGTATTAGCAGAGATTTTATATATCCCGAACTACCAAACTACACAGCTTATATGAAAGATAAAATTCTCAAATCTTATGTCATCTGA
- a CDS encoding phage terminase small subunit P27 family has protein sequence MAGRRPKPTHLKVVTGNPGKRKLNDKEPQPKREIPSPPEHLTDWGKMAWAKLTLLLDGMGVLTVADTLALERLCDIYADILQLRDTIAIEGRTYTTKTQLGDFLIKANPAVAMLADADRRFKSYLVEFGLTPAARSKVKMDGGEEEEDPLNQYFG, from the coding sequence ATGGCAGGAAGACGCCCGAAACCGACCCACTTGAAGGTGGTCACCGGTAATCCGGGAAAACGAAAACTCAACGATAAAGAACCCCAACCTAAACGTGAAATTCCAAGCCCACCCGAACATTTAACGGATTGGGGGAAAATGGCGTGGGCAAAATTAACCTTATTACTCGATGGAATGGGCGTTTTAACCGTGGCTGACACGCTGGCATTAGAACGGCTGTGTGATATCTACGCTGATATTCTTCAATTGCGAGACACCATTGCCATTGAAGGTCGGACATACACCACAAAAACGCAATTAGGGGATTTTTTAATTAAAGCGAATCCTGCCGTAGCCATGTTGGCTGATGCAGATCGCCGTTTTAAAAGTTATTTAGTCGAGTTTGGTTTAACCCCCGCCGCTCGTTCGAAGGTGAAGATGGATGGTGGAGAAGAAGAGGAAGATCCGCTCAACCAATATTTCGGTTGA